The window tcccaggcagtgctgaacctggctgctggccaggctcttgtgcCATCATTCTCAAGTTGAGTTCTGAGCTTATTGAGGTGTGCTACTAAATTGCTTTAAACTCTGATATCCTTTAGAGCTGATTGTTTAATAACACTCCGAGAGGATGGCATTTGATTAAAGTGCTGTGGTCTCCAAAGGATTTTCTGTGGCAGTGTGAAAACCTGCCTGGAAAGAAAGGCTTTGGTCTCCAGTGCAGTGATACGTTTCATTAATCCTGCATTGTGAAATGAAATACTGTTCCCCTGAACAGAGAGAGCTTGTCTGGAGTGTTTGGAGCTGGAATGGATAAAGCACTTCTTCATTATGAAACACAAATTGCTTGTACAACTTTGCTCatcctgaaatgaaaaagtgAAGTGTTGAGATGCAGCTCAATGTTTTCCAGGAAGGTCCTGGAGTTGAGTGTAAAGCTTTTGATGCAGTGGAAGATGCTGTAGTGTAGAGGAGGTTTGTCTGTGCCGTGATGagatattttaatggaaattccTGGCCTGCTTCATGAGGAAGAtgtttctttgcttctctgtaATGAAGAAGGGATGAGCTACATGGcacttctgtgtgtgtgtgaagacAAACTCTGTGCCTTTTCTGTTGGGAAGCAAACAGATCATTGCTTCAGTTCACCACTAAGGGGTAAAGGTGATGGTGGCACTGTATGGGAAAGCATTGTTTCTTAACACTAAAAATAAGATGGTATTTGGACTACATTTTGGGACTAAACAGTTCAGTGTAAGTGTGTATGCATACAAACATCCCCAGAGGGGACAGCTCAGCTTTAGCATTTGAAATTCTAATTTTGATTGCAAAATAATGTTAATTTGCTGAGTTACATTGCCCACCTGATTCATTTGTGCCTATTATTCTTTAATACAAGCAGAGACTTTATTAATACTTAGTAAAGTAGAGTGAGCGTGCATCTGCAGCACCAGCTAGAATAATTTTGGACACTTGTTAAATGCTTGTGCTCTGTGATTGCACAGAAGGCTGTGCTTGTGTGCCTTGAGGACAGGAGGGTTTGTTGCAGGTGTGTGTTTGCTGATTGTGTCCCTGGTTATtcacctgctgtgctgggctctgacaGGAGCTCAGGGTACACAGAGTGCAGGAGGGGTAATGGCTTCCTAGAGCACTTCCAAAGGTTAAACTGGAAGATATTTCCTCCAGTTCAGGGTGCAGAAATTACTCATAACGTGACGTTCCTCACTGTCCCAGTTCCACTCCAAGCATTGCAGGGCTTGGGTCACTTGGGAAAACAACTTTCCCTCCAGGAAGGGTTCAGTTTTATGGATGTTTGCCTCTCTGTCGAGGAGCAGCTTTCACAGAAGGAGGACAGTATCTAGTGGATATCCAGGAATGTTCTACAAGGCCTCAAGTTCATGCCCTTGCTCTATCATCCCTTTTATGGGACTTTGTACAAAAGCACTTCTCGGGCTTTGCTTTCTAGAAAATTCCAGCAGTGGGGCTGGTCCAGGCCTGGAGCAGGGTCTGCTCCCTTTGGGTGTCCTGAGATCAGTGCAGTTGCAAGGTCAGATAATCTCTGAAGAACATTTTGTGTGTCCTGGGTGGTGTGGTTggtgtggcttttgttttgttttattggaaggtctgttttcctgctctgtctgTCTCTTCCTGCTTGGCTCAGTGAAGGGCTGAGCTCGGCAGTTGTGGTGTTGGCCTCTTCAAGGCTtgttcagctgcttctctgatGGAAGGAGACCTTCTAGGCAgtggctgtggggtttgtgcATGTCCTGAGCTTtcctttctaacacaacacTTCCTTTGAAGTTCCCCAAACACAGTGCTTTTAGCTTATCCCATGGATTACTGCCCCTGAGCAGTTTCTTGGACATGTTCTGCTGGAAAATGGTAATGAGCCTCTGGGTTGATTTTTGTCAGAATATAAATTTGACATATATTTGTTCTgctgaaaattctttttcctatgGAATGATAAATAAATGAGCTATTAAATATGGAGCAGGAACCAGAACACTTGAAGTTGGAAAAGTATAAAATGACATCTGTGCCAAAAGGAGCATTAGAGAAttggaaagctgctgcttttaggGGATTAAGAATATGACTTTGTTCACTGGATAGATGAtctcaggagccagcagcatgATGTGTGAAAGGGAGCAAACTTTCTAGGGTGTCTTTTGAGCAGTGGTCACCattttgacttttattttaattttttaaataaagaaactgaagcagagcagctgttctCCTGCGCTGGTCTCAAGGCTGGATCGATGGCAGCACAATATTGGAGTTGTTAGTGAACAGCACAATGCCATTGATGCAGCAAGATGGAAAATGCCATGGATCTGCAGTTGGAACTCTAAAAGCAATATTAactttttaattcctttttgaAATGCAAAGAGCTGCAACAGTAGGCTTCCCTTGGTGGTTTGGCAGATGGTTACAACAGTTTAGTTTCTGGCACTGCAAACCTATTTCCATACTGTTGGGGGGGCTTTCATATCTCATTTGTGAATTACTGTAATGCTTCAGCAGAGTGTGTTGTAGGTTTAAAACATCAGGCCTGTGATGCTTGGTGGTAACTCTTACCCAGTGCCTGCCAGTGATACTTTAAAAATGACCATTCTCCTGGAGCAGTGGGGATTGATCCCACTGTTGGTGATGAATGGTTCCACTTGCAGTTGGAACTACCTGCAGAACAGCTCCTGTCTAGAATGGCTCAAAGTCTGGATCTAGTTTTTCCAGATTTCATGAGAATGCAATTAATAAATTATCCTTTCTAATCTTCTTGCTTAAGcctgaaatgcaaaaaaaaaaaacccctactaAATTTAGTCAAGTCTTAGACAAGTTTTGAAACTTAGAACAGAGGGTGTGGATTATGTCTTCAACAGAAGACATTCTTCTGAAAGTGACAACTTCTGAAGCCTTCAATACATGCATGTTGTCTGCGTGAGTCAGCTGACTTGTCTTGGAGAAGAAATGATTGAAACAAGATTTTTGGGTTCATAGATTTGAATAGCAAAGCACCCAGGAATTCTCATACTTCCTTAAGACAAGAAAACACTTGCCTGGTTTGAAGTGTGGTGtcagagctgagctcctggaATGTTCACCTGGGTCGTGACTCCAGGCCCTCTGAGCCTGCCTTTTCCTGGATTTGGGTGGCTGTGTACAGAATGGATATTGGCACTTGAAAAGTCGTTGTTCCCATGGATTTAGGAATTAGGAGTGAGCTGAGGGTTAAGTGGCAAAATGAAACTTTGGGCAGTGTCACTTCCCTACAGtgattggggtttttctggttttatggTGGAGCTGAATGctctaaaataatttgaaaacattagtagaagaaaagaaacacaacaaaatgaACAGTTCTAACACACTGTGTGTCCCTGGTTGTCTGATTGTCAATataaggtaaaaaaagaaaaagcaataaagcaGAATTTACTGAGATGGTGGACTCACAACATCCATACGTGCTATAAAAGCCCAGTGGTTCACACTCAAATTGTGCTGTATTTGAGTTCTGTTAGTGTAAGATttcacaggagaagctttgctaagctctgaatttaaaatgcagtgCATAGGAATTCCTGTTCTTAAAATGGATCACCTGAGTAgactggagcagctctgaactTCTGCCTGCAGTGCAGGTGATGTGTCAGAGCTTTCCATGCACTTCAGCAAAACTGGCATTACAACTGGGGTCACACTTAGGAAGTTCTGTTTATTCTTGGAGTTCACTTAAAAATTACTACAAGGACACTCTAATCCTTGGTCTTTTGCTTCATTGAAATGGTTTTGGTGTAAAGCCATCTTGTACAACTAAAATATCCCCTGTCAGGATTGATAAAGGTGCATTTTCCCCATGTAGCACACAAGAAGGATGCTCACTGGCTCAGGCTTGTCTGGCCTGATAGAGGTGTTCCTGGTTTAAAACCATGAAGAATCTGAATTCAGAAATACTTGTTGCTACATCTGTGATATCTGGCATAGCTGAAAATAAATCCCTTCCTCTTCTGCAGGTATTAAAAAATACGTTGTTGGCCTAATTATCAAGACCTCATCTGACCCAACGTGTGTAGAAGTAAGTGAGGAATTCTCAGGGGAGGATGAGGGAGGGGAGCATTATGCACAACCTGACTCCtgtctgtttttttccagaaagagaAAGTGTATATTGGGAAACTGAATATGATTCTTGTTCAGGTAAGCCAGAGTTCATAACACTTTAAACCTTGCAGTAAAGTCTGTGCCTTTGCTGTGTGTCTGACGTGGGGCTGGCTCCCTTGGCAGATCTTGAAACAGGAGTGGCCCAAGCACTGGCCCACGTTCATCAGCGACATCGTGGGGGCCAGCAGGACCAGTGAGAGCCTCTGCCAGAACAACATGGTCATCCTCAAACTGCTCAGTGAAGAAGTCTTTGATTTTTCCAGTGGCCAGATTACTCAAGTAAAAGCTAAGCATTTGAAAGACAGGCAAGTATATCTGCTTAAATCTTAATGAACAGAGTAGACTTTGTGCTTGCTGCTAAATAGTTGCTCTCACTTGGAGCCTTTGTGTGAGCACCTCCAGCTGTGTAATTCCATTTCTGAGCCCAAGAGGGttactgatttttctttgaagCACTACTCCTAGGGGATGCCTAACTTCATTTTGTACACACAGGGATTTGTACCTTGCTGCAGGTAGCATCTGTTGACTGATGGTTCCTACGCTTTTAACACAGCATTCAGCATTGATTGACtatatttccttatttccttaGAATTTGCAGGCACAAGCTTCAAGCTACCTCAAATATGGATTAGTACCATGAAAATGGGGATAAACCAGGTGGCTTTAGAATGCCTGCATGGGCCTGGGTCTTAAGGACCTGTCCTGTGGGCATAGATATTTTGATTTATGAAATGTGGAAATTCTTAgttttcaattattattttttttacagcatGTGCAATGAATTCTCTCAGATATTTCAGCTGTGTCAGTTTGTGATGGTAAGTCACATTTCTTTAATGATGTTTTCAGACTTCCCCCCTTTGTGCCTAACAGTGTCACAATGTCATAAACTCCAAATTGTCATTTACAGGAAAACTCCCAAAACGCTCCCTTAGTCCATGCAACTTTGGAAACTTTGCTACGATTTCTGAACTGGATTCCTCTGGGATATATATTTGAGACCAAGTTAATCAGCACACTAATATACAAGGtattcttgcaaaaaaaaaaaaaaagtagctctTAAATTTAAATACAAGTTGCAGAAAAGCTGTACAACACTTCTGTaatgctctttatttttttttcttccctcaacAGTTCTTAAATGTTCCCATGTTTCGCAATGTCTCTTTGAAGTGCCTCACAGAGATTGCAGGTGTCAGTGTAAGCCAGTATGAAGAACAGTTTGTAACACTTTTTACACTGACCATGATGCAGTTAAAACAGGTAAATGTTTATCAGAAATCTCCCTTTGAATTTCATATCACAAAATCCAGTTCTGTAGAAAGCTGTCAGGTTTATGTTCATTATAGAGCTCTTGATAGGAAAAGTATTGTTCTTTGGTGGTATCTGTGGCTTGATCAGAAGATGCCAAGTGTGTTTTTCTGAACTTGATTGCAGCTGTATTTCTGCTCTATTGATTTGATTAATTTAAGAGATATTTTGAACCCTTGGGCTGTCTCATGGGGAAATGTGAACTGTGTGTCTCAAGACCTAAACTGACCTAACTTCTGCAAGTTTCTTGTTAATTTTTGGAACAGATAGAAACATTTCCCACTAAAACCATACATCAAATTGATATGATTTGATGATTCCCCTCTGAGCTGTTCAGGTGCAGGTACATGAGTCCCTTCCTCAGTGTATTTCTATCATAAGTGGatgggtgaagggatttttttgtaacAGTCTTTTCCTCTCTTGGTAATGTTGGTCCATCTTGAAGGTTctttataaaaagcaaaaaacagcGTACTTGTTAATACAAAGTAGTTGTTTTGTATAAAAAGGGAAATTCTTGATGATTTATTTTTGATAGATGCTTCCTTTAAATACCAATATCCGACTTGCATACTCCAATGGAAAAGATGATGAACAGAACTTCATTCAGAATCTCAGTTTGTTCCTCTGCACGTTCCTCAAGGAGCATGGTCTACTTATAGAGAAAAGGTTAAATCTGAGGGAAACACTAATGGAGGTAAGCAGCTTGGTTTATCTGGTTCAGAAATGTAGCAGGTGTGTTCTCATGCTCAAAGGATGTGACATTAATGGAATTTCTGGATCATTGTAATTAAAgttgggaagaggaaaaaagaacagtGAGAAGTACAAACCCCCTGAAAAGGTTTGTTTCCTAGTATGCTTCAGTGGCATTCTCTTTTCAGTGATCCTTTACCAGTGCAATGTCTGAAAACTTAACTCTGTCTCACCCTCTTCTTACTTGCTCCTGCATGGAAGTGTCAAATAGTGCTTCAAAGTAAATGAATATATTGTTTTTCCATGGGTTTACATGTTCTGTTTAACTCTCACATGAAGAAAGTGTGTTGCTATGACTTCATCAGTCTGTGTTGTCActgagcacccagagctgctctctagGGACCAGCACATGCTGTAGGACATTTCCTCCATCCTGGTGTAGCTTCCTGCCTAGTTTGCCATTCCCCAGCTGAAAAGCTTTAAATAGTCCTCAAGGATGAGACTTCCTATGTGTGTGCCAGTGGCAGAGCCCTTCCAAGTGATTGTGACAGTAAAACCACTGGGACTGTGGCAAATATTGGATATTCAGATGAGAAGGAAGGGTTGGGAAGGCTGAAGCACTGAAAGTCATGCTGTAATGGGGGTAGATTAGGGTAAACCCTAATCCCAAGATTAGAGTTTTCAGTTGTGAATGCCAATTTTGCTGGGACTGAACTGTTCTGTGGTGACTTTTTTGCTACTGCTCCACTCCGAGGGAATGGAAGCTGTTCCATATCCCCTTGAAGCACCATTTTCTGTGTGCAGAATCAAGCTCTGTGCAGGTGTGTAGGTTGTAGGCTGAGGAACTGCCCTGAGACAGGGGAGAAAATCACCACCCCAATTTTTAAACCTGGACACCAGGTATGTTGGGAGGGGAAGTGCATTTTGCAGGTTGATTAGCTGTAATCCAGTGTGTCCATCTGAATTCCAGTATCTCAATATCTTCTGGAAGTTGCCCtctccaaaaaaagaaaaaaaaagaggcatatTATTAAAATTGGCTGCAAATATCAAATTATTGTAGCTTATTTAGAAGATGGACTCAGAGCAGCTGGTAACAGTTCCAGATAATTCCCTAATTTGCAAATagcaaacttttaaaataactggGAATCGGGGATCAGCTCAAGGCTCAAGTTTCTGCTTACACTGAGGCTGTGCTAGGAAGACCTCTGTAAAAAGACATTTACACAACTGGATTCTGAAGACTTTCAGGCTTGAAATGTTTAACAGAGTTCTTATGCCCACCTAAAATGGTTGCAAATTAAACTTCTGTAAGCTCTGGTGTAATAGGACCTAAGTACAGGTTTACTTTAAAAAGCTGTGTGTCATTCTAACCTGTTCATTCCTGCACCTTGGATGTAGCAGATGAAATCATTCCATGGATTCACTGGATCTCTGCAGACTAGCAGAGGAATCAGTTATTTGAAGTGAAATCGGTTATTTGAAGTGAAATCACCTAGAGAAATTGATGTGTAAAGAGCAATGTATGGCTGTCCTGAGTCCCTCTTTTGACACTGTAGGTGGAGATGCTGTATCACGTCTTTACCCTTCAAAGTGCTTAATGTTGGAATGTTTAAGCTATGAAAATATCTTCAGCTTTTATCATTTCATTCTGTTTGTTCACTAATGGGCAATTGCTTTGATATCTTTCACCAGGGACTGCATAATAAGCTTAGGCAAAAGAGGTTTGTCTGTGTAGTTTTAATTTCTCGGGTTGGTATCTGAGCTTGTCAGAATTGCATCAGTGgctttccctgctcagcctgctctgGCTGTTCTGTCAGGAAAGAAGTTGAAAATGTTCTGGTAGATGACTTCTCTGAAGGCAAAGGAGCAGTATGCCAGGGTCAAAGGATccagaacaaagcagcagcaatagTCTTGAGAATAGCAATCACTGACAGCAACTGGTGAGGCTTTTTTGAGGTTCTGAAATGCCTTGCAGAGCTCCAGAGGCTGTGGGTTTGATAATTTCCAAACAGGCTGGTTTGGTGATGGCATTTCTAAGATGTCTTTAGGctatttcagatttaaaaacacaacacacactTTGAAAATTAGAGATGAGAGTCCTTGGTTAGGAGTTGTTCTGCCAGTCCCAACTCTGACCTGTAAGTAATGTCATTGCAGTGTTGATGCCTCTTGTTCCAAACTCTCAGATTCATTTGGCCTTTGGTCAGGATTTGGATAACTGAAGCCATGTGGTCTGATCTGCAGATACACACACTAACTGGGTGTTCAAACCACTCTTTTCCAGGCTCTTCATTACATGTTGTTGGTATCAGAAGttgaagaaactgaaattttcaaGATTTGTCTGGAATATTGGAACCATTTAGCTGCTGAGCTCTACAGAGAGAGCCCGTTCTCCACGTCGGCGTCGCCGCTGCTGTCGGGGAGCCAGCACTTCGATGTCCCTCCAAGGAGACAGCTTTATTTGCCTGTTCTGTCCAAGGTAACCCATGCTCAAGGGAGGGCACTCTGGAGATTCAGCTTCTCTTGGTGAATTAGAGATTTCATTTCGTGTAAGGAGGGACATAAGAAAATTTACCTTAGATTAATCGATAGTTGATTCAACTCTAGTTACAGAATCAGTGTGGAAATACTTTAAGATGACACCAGTATATAAGAAGATAATTAATGtgttatttcagctttttaaaggTCCTTATTTTAACATAAATCTGTATTAAGTAGTTTCTGTAAACAGAAAGGCTCGGGGTGTTAGAGTTGGAGGAAAGCCCTTGTGTTTGGGAAATGTGGTTCTTTAAAGACCCCTAATATGACATAAGCATTTTGAATTTACTATTGTAGTATAAATACTACACAGGTTGGGGTTTCTTTAAGTACTCCTCTTGTTCGTTGGAGGGAGAGAAGTGAGCAAGGCTCTATCCTCACTGGAAGAAGCTGATAGCTCTGTATGGGTGGATGTACCCTGTCTGTGCTTGAGGCTGCCTGGGCagagggctctggagctgcttgtgcagctgggagaggggtgGTGGTTGCAGTTTGATGGAGTTTGGACTTCCCCAGGTTCGATTGCTCATGGTGAGCCGCATGGCCAAGCCTGAAGAAGTCCTGGTGGTGGAGAATGACCAAGGGGAGGTGGTTCGGGAGTTCATGAAGGACACGGATTCCATAAACTTGTATAAAAACATGAGAGAAACCTTGGGTAAGTGAACTGGCTGCAGTTGGTGTGCTCTGGGTTTGTGCAGCTGCATCACAGTGCTGCAGGGTGTTATCTTAGCATCTCAAGTATTGTGTGGGTGAATGGTTATCAGCAAGGAGTACTACACAGGCTGCAAGGGGAGgaggcagtgcctgctctgaAGTTTCCTGTTTGAGGCATGTAGTGTTTTATGACCCGATGAAGTAGTAATACACTACTTAATTTTGTCCTTAGGTATTGCAGTGATAATGAGTGGAGTTGTCAGATATCCAGGACATTAGACCAtcaatattaaatttattttctcaaatgcAGATGGGAACATTGAGTGTTGAGCATCAGGTTGATGCACTAGGAATGTGTGTGTTGGAAAGCTTGTGATATCCAAAGTGTATGTGGGTGTAGTGGGTATTTTTATTCTCACCTGTCTGCTGGGGATGTAGGTATAGCCAGTGtttaattaattgttttaatacATTTGCGTCTGGAATGTGAAAACCATTTTTGTTGTGTGAAACAATTACTGTATATCCTGAGTCTAAGTTGTTTTGCCAGGTACAAGATTATTTCTATGAAAATGCAGGTCAGGTTTGTATTGCTTATGTTGGTTACCTCTAAGATTcacttggagaagaaaaaaagggggagaatgTGGTGGAAGCTGTGGTACGgtaaaaatctatttctgaACCTGGCCATAAATTGCTCTTGACTTGCTGGGATTTAGAGTTTTATATTGGAGACACTAATCCTATTAGGGGCTGATGCAAGTGACTGAGTTGTGATACCTGAATCTTCCACGTAGACCTGTTCAGGAGCACCAGCTCCACTTGAGTCGTGGCTTATTGCAACCAGCAATAAAATAGAGCTGAAGAAAATGTGTGGGCTTACACACTGTATAATGTCCCCCATAGGCAGCCAATCCCATATTCCCTACAGGCCATCAGTACAGATGCCTTTTGGTAAAAATTTGCCTTGGTATCACACGAGGCATGCATTGATTTAGACTTTTCATATCACCTGTATGTGATGTTCTGCTGAGGTCCCTTAGAACTTAGACAATAAATTTCATTGAGAATTTATCTTTAAAGTAATTTGAACAAATTTCTGCCTCAATTATTACCTTGTGCTGTCATGACTTGAGGAAGGAAACAGGGCACTTTTACCTGAGAGCTTCAGTGGGTTTTTATGGAGGTGCTTATGGAGTtgagctccaggctgctgctttcaAAGGTTCCACATTGATCTCTTCCAGTTTATCTCACACATCTGGACTATGCAGACACAGAAAGAATTATGACTGAGAAGCTTCACAATCAGGTGAATGGGACAGAGTGGTCCTGGAAGAACCTGAACACGCTGTGCTGGGCCATCGGCTCCATCAGCGGCGCCATGCACGAGGAGGATGAGAAGAGGTTCCTGGTCACAGTGATCAAGGTATGCTGGGCACAGCCAACAGCCTGCTCACACTCCAGGTTGTGCTGCAGAAACCAAGCTTGCAGAAATACTGCTCTGTCAGCTCAGAAAGCTGCCCTGGTGGGGAAGAATAAATGAATGGGAAATCTTCCATCCTGAATTTAGGGGTGATGAATAAATTGGTGATGAACAATGCATTGATCCAAGGAGCCTTTTCATcagataaaatttaatttatggTTAAATGTATTCTTTAGGGATGCAGAAGAGATGGAAAGGGATTGCTTATGAAATCCAGCAGAGTGGCAAAGTGACCCATGTCTGTAACTAGCCTAACACCTTGCTCTTTTGCTGTATCTGTATATTCATTGATCAAACTCAAAGTTTGTTTAATATGTGGGTAATATTTTTACAAGAGTAACAGACTTTAAAAAGTCATACAAAGATGCTTacagaatatttcctttttagtCATACAGAAGATGTAgtttaatttcttctatttgATGTGTAGTCTGTGTTTTTATCTATCAGCTGCTCAGCCAGTATTGAGTACTGTGAGGCTTGTTGAACTCCCCCTGCAGGAATCCTCAgttataatttaaaatggaGATTCTCAAAACACAGTGATCAGGGCTTGGATGAAACTTAAATTATCACCCCAATCTTAACAGACttgtttggctttttatttcttcatttggaTTTTGAGCTTGATTGTGGGCAACCACCTTTATAATATAGCTGCTTATGGGATGTGATGCTTGTATTGCTTTTGATGGAACTGGACAAACTTGAAGAGGAACTTAAGAATCTGTTGTGTTGTAGGATCTCCTGGGACTCTGCGAACAAAAGCGAGGGAAGGACAATAAAGCCATTATTGCATCAAATATAATGTATATAGTAGGTCAATACCCACGGTTTTTGAGAGCTCACTGGAAATTTTTGAAGACAGTAGTCAACAAACTGTTTGAATTTATGCATGGTAATtatctgctttttttaatttgctggtttaattattaaaaaaaaaaagactatacatggaggggaaaaaatacaaagcagtaactgttttaatttcatttagaaACCCACGATGGTGTCCAGGACATGGCTTGTGATACCTTCATAAAAATAGCACAGAAATGCCGCCGACACTTTGTCCAGGTCCAGGTGGGAGAGGTCATGCCATTTATTGATGAAATCCTGAACAATATTAACACAATCATCTGTGACCTTCAGCCACAACAGGTAGGTTCTGTTTGGGGTTGTGGATAATTCCTAAAGATTAATGCACAGTTCCTTCCTCTTGAAATGTGGGGGTGTTTTGCAAGGGTTCAATTATATTCTTTAGTTTTCATTAGGGACAGTGTCAGGGTATGAATGTCATGATCAAGAAGCATTGCTGAGATGTCATTTGGAATGTTTGAAGGAGAATTAAAGTGCATTTAGTTGGAATTTTGATTTCTGGAATGTCTTCAAGAAGATCCTGTGTGTAACTTGGTGATTCTCTTTGGGAAAGAGCAATATCCTACCCTAACAGTTTATACCTACAACCCTTGTatttggggaaggagggagtgaGGAACAatccaaaaagggaaaatggaaaatccagTCCTTTCCAAAAAAGGAGCAATGTGCACCTGCACACTGAATGCACTGAAACTTCAGGCAGAGTGGATCTGGCACCTGGAAAAATATACTCCCAGGGTTGATGGGAGCCAGTGCACAGTTCAGACGTGTCTGGTAGAACTGAGTTTTTCCTCAGTCCTTTCTAACCTTGGTGTTTGTGGTGTTGCTGTTCCCCTCAGGTGCACACATTTTACGAAGCAGTTGGATACATGATTGGGGCACAGACAGACCAGACTGTGCAGGAGCATCTGATAGAAAAGTACATGTTGCTGCCCAACCAGGTGTGGGACAGCATCATTCAGCAGGCAACAAAGGTGAGCTCTTCCATTTCAGGTGTTCTGTGCTCAGGTCAAAAACCCTGCTAAATGTTTGCCCCCTCCCCTGGTTGTATTTTTCACACTGAGTGCACAGAGTTGGGCTGGACTTTATTACATGATGGCTGAGACAGAGATTGACATGACAATGGAGGTGTTGTTTTGAGAGAGGAGActtaaatgacaaaataaatacctgtttaaatttgatttaaaatacaatCTGTTACTGTGCAGAATTCATTTCACTAGATTTTTCTGCCTCCCCTTCGCTTGGCTTTTGGGTAacaaaaaaatgctaaaaatactGTTCAGTGTTCTTCCTTTCTGCTCCCACCA of the Camarhynchus parvulus chromosome 3, STF_HiC, whole genome shotgun sequence genome contains:
- the XPO1 gene encoding exportin-1 isoform X1, producing the protein MPAIMTMLADHAARQLLDFNQKLDINLLDNVVNCLYHGEGAQQRMAQEVLTHLKEHPDAWTRVDTILEFSQNMNTKYYGLQILENVIKTRWKILPRNQCEGIKKYVVGLIIKTSSDPTCVEKEKVYIGKLNMILVQILKQEWPKHWPTFISDIVGASRTSESLCQNNMVILKLLSEEVFDFSSGQITQVKAKHLKDSMCNEFSQIFQLCQFVMENSQNAPLVHATLETLLRFLNWIPLGYIFETKLISTLIYKFLNVPMFRNVSLKCLTEIAGVSVSQYEEQFVTLFTLTMMQLKQMLPLNTNIRLAYSNGKDDEQNFIQNLSLFLCTFLKEHGLLIEKRLNLRETLMEALHYMLLVSEVEETEIFKICLEYWNHLAAELYRESPFSTSASPLLSGSQHFDVPPRRQLYLPVLSKVRLLMVSRMAKPEEVLVVENDQGEVVREFMKDTDSINLYKNMRETLVYLTHLDYADTERIMTEKLHNQVNGTEWSWKNLNTLCWAIGSISGAMHEEDEKRFLVTVIKDLLGLCEQKRGKDNKAIIASNIMYIVGQYPRFLRAHWKFLKTVVNKLFEFMHETHDGVQDMACDTFIKIAQKCRRHFVQVQVGEVMPFIDEILNNINTIICDLQPQQVHTFYEAVGYMIGAQTDQTVQEHLIEKYMLLPNQVWDSIIQQATKNVDILKDPETVKQLGSILKTNVRACKAVGHPFVIQLGRIYLDMLNVYKCLSENISAAIQANGEMVTKQPLIRSMRTVKRETLKLISGWVSRSNDPQMVAENFVPPLLDAVLIDYQRNVPAAREPEVLSTMAIIVNKLGGHITAEIPQIFDAVFECTLNMINKDFEEYPEHRTNFFLLLQAVNSHCFPAFLAIPPAQFKLVLDSIIWAFKHTMRNVADTGLQILYTLLQNVAQEETAAQSFYQTYFCDILQHIFSVVTDTSHTAGLTMHASILAYMFNLVEEGKISTPLNPGNPVNNQMFIQEYVANLLKSAFPHLQDAQVKLFVTGLFSLNQDIPAFKEHLRDFLVQIKEFAGEDTSDLFLEERETALRQAQEEKHKLQMSVPGILNPHEIPEEMCD
- the XPO1 gene encoding exportin-1 isoform X2 — translated: MILVQILKQEWPKHWPTFISDIVGASRTSESLCQNNMVILKLLSEEVFDFSSGQITQVKAKHLKDSMCNEFSQIFQLCQFVMENSQNAPLVHATLETLLRFLNWIPLGYIFETKLISTLIYKFLNVPMFRNVSLKCLTEIAGVSVSQYEEQFVTLFTLTMMQLKQMLPLNTNIRLAYSNGKDDEQNFIQNLSLFLCTFLKEHGLLIEKRLNLRETLMEALHYMLLVSEVEETEIFKICLEYWNHLAAELYRESPFSTSASPLLSGSQHFDVPPRRQLYLPVLSKVRLLMVSRMAKPEEVLVVENDQGEVVREFMKDTDSINLYKNMRETLVYLTHLDYADTERIMTEKLHNQVNGTEWSWKNLNTLCWAIGSISGAMHEEDEKRFLVTVIKDLLGLCEQKRGKDNKAIIASNIMYIVGQYPRFLRAHWKFLKTVVNKLFEFMHETHDGVQDMACDTFIKIAQKCRRHFVQVQVGEVMPFIDEILNNINTIICDLQPQQVHTFYEAVGYMIGAQTDQTVQEHLIEKYMLLPNQVWDSIIQQATKNVDILKDPETVKQLGSILKTNVRACKAVGHPFVIQLGRIYLDMLNVYKCLSENISAAIQANGEMVTKQPLIRSMRTVKRETLKLISGWVSRSNDPQMVAENFVPPLLDAVLIDYQRNVPAAREPEVLSTMAIIVNKLGGHITAEIPQIFDAVFECTLNMINKDFEEYPEHRTNFFLLLQAVNSHCFPAFLAIPPAQFKLVLDSIIWAFKHTMRNVADTGLQILYTLLQNVAQEETAAQSFYQTYFCDILQHIFSVVTDTSHTAGLTMHASILAYMFNLVEEGKISTPLNPGNPVNNQMFIQEYVANLLKSAFPHLQDAQVKLFVTGLFSLNQDIPAFKEHLRDFLVQIKEFAGEDTSDLFLEERETALRQAQEEKHKLQMSVPGILNPHEIPEEMCD